In one Choloepus didactylus isolate mChoDid1 chromosome 1, mChoDid1.pri, whole genome shotgun sequence genomic region, the following are encoded:
- the LRRN1 gene encoding leucine-rich repeat neuronal protein 1, whose translation MAQINFALTACRLVLGLLMTSLTESSMQNSECPQLCVCEIRPWFTPQSTYREATTVDCNDLRLTRIPSNLSSDTQVLLLQSNNIAKTVDELQQLFNLTELDFSQNNFTNIKEVGLANLTQLTTLHLEENQIAEMTDYCLQDLSNLQELYINHNQISTISANAFSGLKNLLRLHLNSNKLKVIDSRWFDSTPNLEILMIGENPVIGILDMNFKPLSNLRSLVLAGMYLTDIPGNALVGLDSLESLSFYDNKLVKVPQLALQKVPNLKFLDLNKNPIHKIQEGDFKNMLRLKELGINNMGELISVDRYALDNLPELTKLEATNNPKLSYIHRLAFRSVPALESLMLNNNALNAVYQKTVESLPNLREISIHSNPLRCDCVIHWINSNKTNIRFMEPLSMFCAMPPEYRGQQVKEALIQDSNEQCLPMISHDTFPNHLNLDIGTTAFLDCRAMAEPEPEIYWVTPLGNKITMETLSDKYKLSSEGTLEIYNIQIEDSGRYTCVAQNVQGADTRVAAIKVNGTLQDATQVLKIYVKQAESHSILVSWKVNSNVMTSNLKWSSATMKIDNPHITYTARVPVDVHEYNLTHLQPSTDYEVCLTVSNIHQQTQKSCVNVTTKNAAFALDISDQETSTALAAVMGSMFAIISLASIAVYIAKRFKRKNYHHSLKKYMQKTSSIPLNELYPPLINLWEGDSEKDKDGSADSKPTQVDTSRSYYMW comes from the coding sequence ATGGCTCAGATTAATTTTGCTCTAACAGCTTGCCGATTGGTGCTGGGATTGCTAATGACTTCGTTAACTGAGTCTTCCATGCAGAATAGTGAGTGTCCCCAACTTTGCGTATGTGAAATTAGGCCCTGGTTTACTCCACAGTCAACATACAGAGAAGCCACCACAGTTGACTGCAATGATCTCCGCTTAACAAGGATCCCCAGCAACCTCTCCAGTGACACTCAAGTGCTTCTCTTGCAGAGCAATAACATTGCAAAGACTGTGGATGAGCTTCAGCAGCTTTTCAATTTGACTGAGCTAGATTTTTCCCAAAacaactttacaaatattaaggAGGTAGGGCTGGCCAACCTGACCCAGCTCACGACTCTACATTTGGAGGAAAATCAGATTGCAGAGATGACTGATTACTGTCTGCAAGACCTCAGCAACCTTCAAGAACTCTACATCAACCATAACCAGATTAGCACAATTTCGGCTAATGCTTTCTCAGgcttaaaaaatcttttaaggCTCCACCTGAATTCCAACAAATTGAAAGTTATTGACAGCCGCTGGTTTGATTCTACACCCAACCTGGAAATTCTCATGATCGGGGAAAACCCTGTGATTGGAATTCTAGATATGAACTTCAAACCACTCTCCAATTTGAGAAGCTTGGTTTTGGCAGGAATGTATCTCACTGACATCCCTGGAAATGCCTTGGTGGGCTTGGACAGCCTCGAGAGCCTGTCTTTTTATGATAATAAATTGGTCAAGGTCCCTCAACTTGCCCTGCAAAAAGTTCCAAATTTGAAATTCTTAGACCTCAACAAAAACCCCATCCACAAAATCCAAGAAGGGGATTTCAAAAATATGCTTCGGCTCAAAGAGCTGGGAATCAACAATATGGGGGAACTCATTTCTGTGGACCGCTATGCCCTGGATAACTTGCCTGAACTCACAAAGCTAGAAGCCACCAATAACCCCAAACTCTCTTACATTCACCGATTGGCTTTTCGAAGTGTTCCTGCTCTAGAAAGCTTGATGTTAAACAACAATGCCCTGAATGCTGTTTACCAAAAGACAGTAGAATCCCTTCCCAATCTGCGGGAGATCAGTATCCACAGCAATCCTCTGAGGTGCGATTGTGTCATCCACTGGATTAACTCCAACAAAACAAACATCCGCTTCATGGAGCCCTTATCCATGTTCTGTGCCATGCCACCCGAATATAGAGGGCAGCAGGTGAAGGAAGCCTTAATCCAGGATTCAAACGAGCAGTGCCTCCCAATGATATCTCACGACACGTTCCCAAATCATTTAAACCTGGATATTGGCACTACAGCTTTCCTAGACTGTCGGGCCATGGCTGAGCCAGAGCCTGAAATTTACTGGGTTACTCCCCTTGGAAATAAGATAACCATGGAAACCCTTTCAGATAAATACAAGCTAAGTAGTGAAGGTACCCTGGAAATATATAACATACAGATTGAAGACTCAGGAAGATATACATGTGTTGCCCAAAATGTACAAGGAGCAGACACTCGAGTGGCAGCAATTAAGGTCAATGGAACTCTTCAGGATGCTACCCAGGTGCTGAAAATATATGTCAAACAGGCAGAATCTCATTCCATTTTAGTGTCCTGGAAAGTTAATTCCAATGTCATGACGTCCAACTTAAAATGGTCATCTGCCACCATGAAGATCGACAACCCCCATATAACATATACTGCCAGGGTCCCTGTTGATGTTCACGAATACAACCTCACACATCTGCAGCCTTCCACCGATTATGAAGTGTGTCTCACAGTGTCCAATATTCATCAGCAGACTCAGAAGTCATGTGTTAATGTCACAACCAAAAATGCTGCTTTCGCATTAGACATTTCTGACCAAGAAACTAGCACAGCTCTTGCTGCAGTTATGGGATCCATGTTTGCCATCATTAGCCTTGCATCCATTGCTGTGTACATTGCCAAAAGATTTAAGAGAAAAAACTACCACCATTCATTAAAAAAGTATATGCAGAAAACCTCTTCAATACCACTAAACGAGCTGTATCCACCACTCATCAACCTCTGGGAAGGTGATAGTGAGAAAGACAAAGATGGTTCTGCAGATAGCAAGCCAacccaagttgacacatcaagAAGCTATTACATGTGGTAA